Proteins encoded in a region of the Vitis riparia cultivar Riparia Gloire de Montpellier isolate 1030 chromosome 7, EGFV_Vit.rip_1.0, whole genome shotgun sequence genome:
- the LOC117919193 gene encoding protein MIZU-KUSSEI 1 has translation MGDPNPKLSPNADTDTSPSTSSAPPPPPPPRQQLSLVQPSTKKKHKPIKVFRVFRSVFRSFPIITPACKFPYFPTGFPDGNKVSGIRITGTLFGYRKGKVTLSLQENPKCLPMLVVELAMLTNVLQKEMGTGMVRIALECEKKPEKDKTKLMEEPLWTMYYNGKKSGYGVKREASEEDLYIMEVLKAVSMGAGVLPGNAEAEGQDDELAYIRAHFERVVGSKDSETLYMLSPEGNNGPELSIFFVRI, from the coding sequence ATGGGAGACCCTAACCCTAAGCTCAGTCCCAATGCAGACACGGACACCTCTCCGTCAACCTCCTCCGCCCCTCCCCCACCTCCGCCACCTCGCCAGCAGCTCTCCCTCGTCCAACCTTCTACCAAGAAGAAACACAAACCCATCAAAGTCTTCCGCGTCTTCCGCTCCGTCTTCCGTTCGTTCCCCATAATCACACCCGCATGCAAGTTCCCATATTTCCCCACCGGATTCCCGGATGGCAACAAGGTCTCCGGCATCCGCATCACCGGCACTCTCTTCGGCTACCGCAAAGGAAAAGTGACCCTGTCGCTGCAAGAGAACCCCAAGTGCCTCCCCATGCTGgtggtggagctagccatgttGACGAATGTGTTGCAGAAGGAGATGGGCACCGGAATGGTGAGGATCGCGCTGGAGTGCGAGAAGAAACCGGAGAAAGACAAGACGAAGCTGATGGAGGAGCCGCTATGGACCATGTACTATAATGGCAAGAAGAGTGGGTACGGCGTGAAGAGAGAGGCGTCGGAGGAGGATCTGTATATAATGGAGGTGCTCAAGGCGGTGTCCATGGGCGCCGGAGTCTTGCCGGGAAATGCAGAGGCGGAGGGGCAGGACGACGAGTTAGCATACATACGGGCCCATTTTGAGCGCGTGGTGGGCTCGAAGGACTCTGAGACTCTCTACATGTTGAGCCCTGAAGGAAATAATGGCCCTGAGCTCAGTATCTTCTTTGTAAGGATTTGA
- the LOC117917581 gene encoding uncharacterized protein LOC117917581, protein MFNFGDELTIQSYRIPWLIWIQLLIMFLIIVFLYCCSIIAFEFSDDSASASRSVGLFTSARSDVDKPLFNSTAGTITSSHHSKAGGSQSRRGERATSTSRRIARGEDILEREASCDKDVTHISLSETSHHPCHYIRLARQVFLKCLGLDTTSDDSPNPERRRDT, encoded by the exons ATGTTCAATTTTGGCGATGAGCTGACAATCCAAAGTTACAGAATCCCATGGCTAATCTGGATCCAACTGCTCATCATGTTCCTCATCATCGTTTTTCTCTACTGTTGTAGCATCATTGCTTTTGAATTCTCCGATGACTCCGCCTCCGCCTCGCGATCAGTTGGCCTATTCACCTCCGCTAGGTCCGACGTCGACAAGCCACTTTTCAATTCCACCGCCGGGACCATCACCAGCTCACATCATTCCAAG GCAGGAGGCAGCCAAAGCAGAAGAGGGGAGAGAGCAACAAGCACGAGCAGAAGAATAGCAAGAGGAGAAGACATCCTAGAAAGGGAGGCCTCTTGTGATAAGGATGTCACCCATATTTCCTTATCCGAAACCTCCCACCATCCCTGCCACTACATCAGGCTTGCTAGACAGGTATTTCTTAAGTGTTTGGGCCTCGATACCACCTCCGACGATTCTCCAAACCCAGAACGAAGAAGAGACACCTGA